In candidate division WOR-3 bacterium, the genomic stretch ATGAGTGAAGAACTAATCCTTAACCAACTGGACAGCGATTTCAAATACCGGATTGCTGAGCGAATGGGCGATGATAGCTTTCTTGCCTGTTTTGCCTGTGGCTCTTGCACCGCATCCTGCCCGGTGCGGCGACTGGAGGAAAAATACAATCCCAGACGGCTGGTGCGGATGGCAATCTTGGGAATGAAGGAGGAGGTTTACCGTTCGGAGTTTATCTGGCTCTGTTCCTATCATTCCACCTGTTTCCACCGATGCCCGCAGAAGGTCAACATCGGCGAGGTTTGCGATGCGGTGGTGCGGATGCTCCAGACCGGCGAGTTAAAGGCTAAAGGCGAGGGGGTTGATGTTTTCTTCCGGGATAGAGTATTAAAGGCTGTTCCTGGTGTTGCCGCCTGTTTTGTCTGTGGTACCTGCACCGCGGTTTGCCCCGAAAATTTACTTGACCCGGAAAAGGACCCACGGAAGTTCATCCGCAAGGTAAATTTGGGGCTGGCGCAGGCGGCGATTAACGACCAGTTCAAGGATATCTGCGCCACCCATTTCCGGTGCGAGAGTCGGTGCCCTCAGGGGGTGAAAATTAGCCGGGTGATGCAGGTTCTCAAGGAGCTGGCGATGGAGGAGGGCTATTCATATCCTGACTCTTTAAAATTCTTAGAGTGTTAGGTTATGGAGATGGAAAATAGATTGACTACCGTCTTGGTTGTTGGTGGCGGTATTGGCGGGGTGCAGGCAGCGCTGGATCTGGCGGAGAGCGGGCGCAAGGTTTATCTTATAGAGCGGGCGCCGGCAATTGGCGGCTATATGGCGATGCTGGATAAGACCTTCCCCACCAATGACTGCTCAATGTGTATTCTGAGCCCGAAACTGGTGTCCTGCGCCCGGCACCCTAATATCCAACTTTTGACCCTGAGCGAACTTCTCACCGTTGAAGGTGAGCCAGGGAATTTTAGGGTATTGGTCAGGCGTTACGCCCGCTCGGTTGATCTTTCCCGTTGCACCGGTTGCGGCGATTGTTTGGAAAAATGCCCGGTAAAACTGCCCAACGAGTTTGAGGGCGGATTGTCTCAGCGAAGGGCGATTTACCGGCTTTACGCGCAGGCGGTTCCGAACGCACCCGTGATTGACCGGCGGTTCTGCCTGAAGTTTACGAAAGACCGCTGCGGCAATTGCGCCAAGACCTGCAAGGCGGGTGCGATTGATTATACTCAAGAGGATGAGGAGATTACTCTTGCTGTGGGCGCGATTGTCATCGCTCAAGGTAGCGAGATTATCAACCCCGCGGTTCGTCCTGAATACGGCTATAAGAGATTTGCCAATGTTGTGAGTGCGCTTGAGTTTGAGCGCATCCTTTCGGCATCCGGTCCTTTTGGTGGTCATATTGTGCGCCCAGGCGATAAAAAGGAGCCAAAGAAAATTGCCTGGGTACAGTGTTTTGGCTCAAGGGATGAGTCAATTGAGCGCGCCTGGTGCTCATCAGTCTGCTGTATGTATGCGGCAAAGGAGGCGGTGATTGCCAAGGAGCATTCAGGTGCGGTTGAGCCGACGGTCTTTTATATGGATATGCGTGCCTATGGCAAGGAGTTTGACCGCTATATTGAAAGGGCGGAAAGACAGTATGGTGTCAGGTTTGTGCGGGCCAGGGTGGCAGAGATTCTTGAAGAGCCAGAGACAAAGGATTTGATTGTCCGCTACGCAACTGAAACGGGGCAAAGGCGCGAGCGGTTTGATATGGTGGTTCTCTCCTGTGGATTTGTCCAACCAGGAAAACTTGAGAATTTTGGGGTGAAACGGAATCAGTTCGGTTTTCCTGAAGTGGATATCTTCGAGCCGGTGGGTTCGGAAAGAAAGGGTTTGTATCTTACCGGCACCTGCCTTATGCCCAGCGCAATTCCAGAAACGGTGGTGATGGCATCAGCAGCCGCGGTCAAGGCGCTTGCCCTGACTGGAGTTGACATGTCTCCCACCCAGGAACCACAAACCAAAAACCAGAAACCAGTTTTTGGTGAGGCACCGCGCATCGGGGTGTTTGTCTGCCATTGCGGGATTAATATCGGTGGTGTTGTCCGGGTGCCTGAGGTGGTGGAGTTTGCCCGTTCCTTGCCCGGGGTTGTTTATGCTGAGGAGAACCTTTACTCCTGCTCAGCCGACTCCTTGGAGAAAATCAAGATGCGTATTTTGGAGCACAATTTGAACCGGGTGGTTGTTGCCTCCTGTTCACCCCGAACCCATGAGCCGCTTTTCCAGGCAACCCTTCTTGAGGCGGGTTTGAATCCGCACCTTTTTGCGATGACCAATATTCGTGACCAGTGCTCCTGGGTCCATCCTGACAGGGAAAAGGCAACGCTCAAGGCAAAGGATTTGGTCAAAATGGCGGTTGCCCGGGTCAGGCGCCAGGAGCCTTTGCCCAAGGTGCAGTTGCCGGTAACAAAGGCGGGTCTTGTCATCGGTGGTGGGATCTCCGGAATGGCTGCAGCCTTGGCTCTCTCAGATGCCGGTTTTGAGGTCTATCTTGTTGAGCGGGAGTCCTCTCTGGGCGGACAGGCGCGGACAATCTACAAGACGATAGAAGGAGAGGATGTGCAAGCCCGGCTTAAGGAGATGATTGAGCGGGTCAATGCTCATCCGCGGATAAGGGTTTTCACCGATGCAAAAATAAAAGGTATTGATGGCTTTGTGGGTTATTATGAAACAACCGTTGCGGTCAACGGCAAAGAGGAGAGGTTAAAGCACGGGGTGGTGATTGTTGCCACCGGCGCGGTTTATCGCACACCCGAAGAGTATCTTTATGGCAAGGATGAGCGGGTAAAAACCCAGAAGGAACTTGAGGAAATCGTTGCCCGCAATCCCCAGGTTCTGCAAGGGCTGAATACCGTGGTGATGATTCAGTGTGTTGGTTCGCGCGAAGGAGAGCGGAACTATTGCTCGCGCATCTGCTGCACCGAGGCGATTAAGAATGCGATTGCGATCAAGGAGTTAAATCCCGATGCCCAGGTCTTTGTCCTATACCGCGACATCCGCACCTATGGGTTCAGAGAGCAGTTTTATCGCCGCGCCCGGGAACTGGGTGTTATCTTTATCCGCTATGAGGCTTCTAAAAAGCCCGAGGTGGAATTGGCTGACGGCGATTTGACTGTTAATGTTTATGAGCCGGTGCTTGATATTTCCTTAAAACTCAAGCCGGATATCCTGGTGCTTTCATCGGGGGTGGTGCCGCAGTCCGATTCTTCAGAACTGGCAAAGATGCTGAAGGTGCCTTTGCAGCAGGATGGGTTTTTCCTTGAGGCGCATGCGAAACTGCGTCCGGTTGACTTTGCCACTGATGGTGTTTTCCTTGCCGGGTTATGCCATTATCCGAAGTTCATTGACGAGTCGGTGGCATCAGCGCAGGCAGCAGCCGGCAGGGCGGCAACGGTCCTTTCCCGCGAATTTATTGAGGCTGAACCATATCAGGCAACGGTTAACATTGAGCGCTGCTCTGCCTGCGGGATGTGCGCCAGTTTGTGCGCATACCGGGCGATTGAGGTGAAATTGATTGATGAGAAGAGCGGCAGGCGGGCAGCGAGCGTGAACCCGGCCTTGTGCAAGGGCTGTGGTGCCTGTGCGGCGAATTGCCGTTCTGAGGCGATTGACATCAAGGGTTTTGCCGCCGAGAACATCTGCCGGGAGATTGCCGCCCTGTTCAGTTTTTAGTTTTCGGTTATTGGTTTTTGGTTTGAACAGTAAACTAAAGCCTATAAACTAAAAACTATGAACTACAAACTCCTTGACCATACCGCGGACCTGAAGGTTGAGATTTTTGGCAGGGATTTGCCCGAACTTTTTGCCAGCGCCGCATTTATGCTCTTTGATGTGATGGTGGATTTGGAGAGGGTAAAGGAGGTGCAGAGTGAGGAGGTAAAGATTGCCTCTGATGATTTGTC encodes the following:
- a CDS encoding FAD-dependent oxidoreductase, producing the protein MENRLTTVLVVGGGIGGVQAALDLAESGRKVYLIERAPAIGGYMAMLDKTFPTNDCSMCILSPKLVSCARHPNIQLLTLSELLTVEGEPGNFRVLVRRYARSVDLSRCTGCGDCLEKCPVKLPNEFEGGLSQRRAIYRLYAQAVPNAPVIDRRFCLKFTKDRCGNCAKTCKAGAIDYTQEDEEITLAVGAIVIAQGSEIINPAVRPEYGYKRFANVVSALEFERILSASGPFGGHIVRPGDKKEPKKIAWVQCFGSRDESIERAWCSSVCCMYAAKEAVIAKEHSGAVEPTVFYMDMRAYGKEFDRYIERAERQYGVRFVRARVAEILEEPETKDLIVRYATETGQRRERFDMVVLSCGFVQPGKLENFGVKRNQFGFPEVDIFEPVGSERKGLYLTGTCLMPSAIPETVVMASAAAVKALALTGVDMSPTQEPQTKNQKPVFGEAPRIGVFVCHCGINIGGVVRVPEVVEFARSLPGVVYAEENLYSCSADSLEKIKMRILEHNLNRVVVASCSPRTHEPLFQATLLEAGLNPHLFAMTNIRDQCSWVHPDREKATLKAKDLVKMAVARVRRQEPLPKVQLPVTKAGLVIGGGISGMAAALALSDAGFEVYLVERESSLGGQARTIYKTIEGEDVQARLKEMIERVNAHPRIRVFTDAKIKGIDGFVGYYETTVAVNGKEERLKHGVVIVATGAVYRTPEEYLYGKDERVKTQKELEEIVARNPQVLQGLNTVVMIQCVGSREGERNYCSRICCTEAIKNAIAIKELNPDAQVFVLYRDIRTYGFREQFYRRARELGVIFIRYEASKKPEVELADGDLTVNVYEPVLDISLKLKPDILVLSSGVVPQSDSSELAKMLKVPLQQDGFFLEAHAKLRPVDFATDGVFLAGLCHYPKFIDESVASAQAAAGRAATVLSREFIEAEPYQATVNIERCSACGMCASLCAYRAIEVKLIDEKSGRRAASVNPALCKGCGACAANCRSEAIDIKGFAAENICREIAALFSF
- a CDS encoding 4Fe-4S dicluster domain-containing protein; its protein translation is MSEELILNQLDSDFKYRIAERMGDDSFLACFACGSCTASCPVRRLEEKYNPRRLVRMAILGMKEEVYRSEFIWLCSYHSTCFHRCPQKVNIGEVCDAVVRMLQTGELKAKGEGVDVFFRDRVLKAVPGVAACFVCGTCTAVCPENLLDPEKDPRKFIRKVNLGLAQAAINDQFKDICATHFRCESRCPQGVKISRVMQVLKELAMEEGYSYPDSLKFLEC